In Pseudoliparis swirei isolate HS2019 ecotype Mariana Trench chromosome 9, NWPU_hadal_v1, whole genome shotgun sequence, a genomic segment contains:
- the LOC130198983 gene encoding tubulin alpha chain-like isoform X1, whose amino-acid sequence MRECISVHVGQAGVQIGNACWELYCLEHGIQPDGLMPNGKTTGGKDDSFNTFFSETGAGKHVPRAVFVDLEPTVIDEVRSGTYRQLFHPEQLITGKEDAANNYARGHYTVGKEIIELVLDRTRKLAERCVGLQGFLIFHSFGGGTGSGFTSLLMERLSVDYGKKSKLEFSIYPAPQVSTAVVEPYNAILTTHTTLEHSDCSFMVDNEAIYDICCRKLDVERPSYTNLNRLISQIVSSITASLRFDGALNVDLTEFQTNLVPYPRIHFPLATYAPVISAEKAYHEQLTVSEITNSCFEPANQMVKCDPRHGKYMACCLLYRGDVVPKDVNVAIANIKTKRSIQFVDWCPTGFKVGINYQPPTVVPGGDLAKVQRAVCMLSNTTAIAEAWARLDHKFDLMYAKRAFVHWYVGEGMEEGEFSEAREDMAALEKDYEEVGADSVGDEDEDDGQF is encoded by the exons ATG CGTGAGTGTATCTCGGTGCACGTCGGTCAGGCTGGTGTCCAGATTGGCAATGCCTGCTGGGAGCTTTACTGCCTGGAACACGGCATCCAGCCGGACGGACTGATGCCCAATGGCAAGACCACGGGAGGAAAAGATGATTCCTTCAACACCTTCTTCAGTGAGACCGGAGCTGGGAAGCACGTCCCAAGAGCCGTCTTTGTGGACCTGGAGCCCACAGTCATCG ATGAGGTGCGCAGTGGGACTTACCGCCAGCTGTTCCACCCTGAGCAGCTGATCACTGGcaaggaggatgctgccaacaACTACGCCCGTGGGCACTACACCGTCGGCAAAGAGATCATTGAGCTGGTGCTGGACAGGACCCGCAAACTG GCTGAAAGGTGCGTCGGCCTTCAGGGCTTCCTGATTTTCCACAGCTTTGGCGGTGGCACCGGCTCTGGCTTCACCTCTCTGCTGATGGAGCGTCTGTCTGTCGACTACGGCAAGAAGTCCAAGCTGGAGTTCTCCATCTACCCAGCTCCCCAGGTGTCCACCGCTGTGGTGGAGCCCTACAACGCCATCCTGACCACCCACACCACCCTGGAGCACTCCGACTGTTCCTTCATGGTCGATAACGAGGCCATCTACGATATCTGCTGTAGGAAACTCGATGTCGAGCGTCCCTCTTACACCAACCTGAACAGGTTGATCAGTCAGATTGTGTCCTCCATCACCGCTTCCCTTCGGTTCGATGGCGCCCTCAATGTTGACCTGACAGAGTTCCAGACCAACTTGGTGCCATATCCCCGTATCCACTTCCCTCTGGCCACCTATGCCCCCGTCATCTCCGCTGAGAAGGCGTACCACGAGCAGCTAACGGTGTCTGAAATCACCAACTCCTGCTTTGAGCCCGCCAATCAGATGGTCAAATGTGACCCTCGCCACGGTAAATACATGGCCTGCTGCCTTTTGTACCGTGGTGATGTGGTGCCCAAAGATGTGAATGTTGCCATTGCCAACATCAAAACCAAGCGCTCCATCCAGTTTGTGGACTGGTGCCCCACTGGTTTCAAGGTGGGCATCAACTACCAGCCGCCCACTGTAGTTCCTGGTGGAGACCTGGCCAAGGTCCAGAGGGCCGTGTGCATGCTGAGCAACACCACTGCTATCGCAGAGGCCTGGGCTCGGCTTGACCACAAGTTTGATCTGATGTACGCCAAGCGTGCCTTTGTCCACTGGTATGTGGGGGAAGgtatggaggagggagagttctCCGAGGCCAGAGAGGACATGGCGGCGCTGGAGAAGGATTACGAGGAGGTTGGCGCTGATAGTGTgggagatgaggatgaagacgaTGGACAGTTTTAA
- the LOC130198983 gene encoding tubulin alpha chain-like isoform X2 has translation MPNGKTTGGKDDSFNTFFSETGAGKHVPRAVFVDLEPTVIDEVRSGTYRQLFHPEQLITGKEDAANNYARGHYTVGKEIIELVLDRTRKLAERCVGLQGFLIFHSFGGGTGSGFTSLLMERLSVDYGKKSKLEFSIYPAPQVSTAVVEPYNAILTTHTTLEHSDCSFMVDNEAIYDICCRKLDVERPSYTNLNRLISQIVSSITASLRFDGALNVDLTEFQTNLVPYPRIHFPLATYAPVISAEKAYHEQLTVSEITNSCFEPANQMVKCDPRHGKYMACCLLYRGDVVPKDVNVAIANIKTKRSIQFVDWCPTGFKVGINYQPPTVVPGGDLAKVQRAVCMLSNTTAIAEAWARLDHKFDLMYAKRAFVHWYVGEGMEEGEFSEAREDMAALEKDYEEVGADSVGDEDEDDGQF, from the exons ATGCCCAATGGCAAGACCACGGGAGGAAAAGATGATTCCTTCAACACCTTCTTCAGTGAGACCGGAGCTGGGAAGCACGTCCCAAGAGCCGTCTTTGTGGACCTGGAGCCCACAGTCATCG ATGAGGTGCGCAGTGGGACTTACCGCCAGCTGTTCCACCCTGAGCAGCTGATCACTGGcaaggaggatgctgccaacaACTACGCCCGTGGGCACTACACCGTCGGCAAAGAGATCATTGAGCTGGTGCTGGACAGGACCCGCAAACTG GCTGAAAGGTGCGTCGGCCTTCAGGGCTTCCTGATTTTCCACAGCTTTGGCGGTGGCACCGGCTCTGGCTTCACCTCTCTGCTGATGGAGCGTCTGTCTGTCGACTACGGCAAGAAGTCCAAGCTGGAGTTCTCCATCTACCCAGCTCCCCAGGTGTCCACCGCTGTGGTGGAGCCCTACAACGCCATCCTGACCACCCACACCACCCTGGAGCACTCCGACTGTTCCTTCATGGTCGATAACGAGGCCATCTACGATATCTGCTGTAGGAAACTCGATGTCGAGCGTCCCTCTTACACCAACCTGAACAGGTTGATCAGTCAGATTGTGTCCTCCATCACCGCTTCCCTTCGGTTCGATGGCGCCCTCAATGTTGACCTGACAGAGTTCCAGACCAACTTGGTGCCATATCCCCGTATCCACTTCCCTCTGGCCACCTATGCCCCCGTCATCTCCGCTGAGAAGGCGTACCACGAGCAGCTAACGGTGTCTGAAATCACCAACTCCTGCTTTGAGCCCGCCAATCAGATGGTCAAATGTGACCCTCGCCACGGTAAATACATGGCCTGCTGCCTTTTGTACCGTGGTGATGTGGTGCCCAAAGATGTGAATGTTGCCATTGCCAACATCAAAACCAAGCGCTCCATCCAGTTTGTGGACTGGTGCCCCACTGGTTTCAAGGTGGGCATCAACTACCAGCCGCCCACTGTAGTTCCTGGTGGAGACCTGGCCAAGGTCCAGAGGGCCGTGTGCATGCTGAGCAACACCACTGCTATCGCAGAGGCCTGGGCTCGGCTTGACCACAAGTTTGATCTGATGTACGCCAAGCGTGCCTTTGTCCACTGGTATGTGGGGGAAGgtatggaggagggagagttctCCGAGGCCAGAGAGGACATGGCGGCGCTGGAGAAGGATTACGAGGAGGTTGGCGCTGATAGTGTgggagatgaggatgaagacgaTGGACAGTTTTAA
- the rps21 gene encoding 40S ribosomal protein S21 has translation MQNDSGEFVDLYIPRKCSASNRIIGAKDHASVQINIAEVDKVTGRFNGQFKTYAICGAIRRMGESDDSILRLAKNDSIVAKSI, from the exons ATGCAGAACGACTCCGGTGAATTTGTGGACCTTTACATCCCACGTAAATG CTCTGCTAGTAACCGAATCATTGGAGCCAAGGACCATGCCTCCGTCCAGATCAACATTGCTGAG GTTGACAAGGTGACCGGACGCTTCAATGGTCAGTTCAAGACCTACGCCATCTGTGGCGCCATCCGCAGAATG GGTGAGTCTGACGACTCCATCCTGAGGCTGGCAAAGAATGACTCTATTGTAGCAAA GAGCATCTAA